The Salvelinus sp. IW2-2015 linkage group LG15, ASM291031v2, whole genome shotgun sequence genome includes a region encoding these proteins:
- the LOC111973853 gene encoding ubiquitin-protein ligase E3B has protein sequence MFSATQSSKSEFLDKARQAREERKGYKERERAATLIQALVRRFLCRCKLQKQIRKEVDDFFQDVGTTKRNALSIFKIARKLLFIFCQEDKLRFEKLCRSILGSMEVENEPKVWYVSLALSKDLTIPWIKQIKDVLWVSCNFLKKLKPDILQDNKLVTLYLTMLVTFTDTSTWKIVRGKGEALRPALTRICENIMGHLNQKGFYSILQILLTNGLARSRPSLTKGTLTAVFTLALRPVIAAHFSDNLLRSLLIHIMSVPAVVSHINTITPECMATIQTHDLLRKFTLFLSREEQCVDICVCLEGSHTLCLLGNLIHLGYLNEKVLEEEANHFVKDLTDMLSYCQRYVSQKKSNLTHWHPVLGWFSQTVDYGLNESMPLVTKQLQYLWGMPVIRTLFSDVLSKKLETQEPTPPPQPTTSQNNLPVKSLFKRAFQKSASVRNILKPVGGRRVDSAEVQKVCSICVLYQTALTTLTQIRLQILTGLTYLDDLLPKLWAFICELGPQGGLKLFMECLNNDTEESKQLLAMLMLFCDCSRHLITILDDIEVYEEQISFKTEELVTISSFLNTFVYKMVWDGILENAKGEKLDLFHSVHGWLMVLYERDCRRRFSPDDNWLRKDLKPSLLFQELEKGKRRAQLLLQYIPHVIPHKNRVLLFRNIITKEKETLGLVETSSASPHVTHITIRRSRMLEDGYDQLRRLPVNSIKGVIRVKFVNDLGVDEAGIDQDGVFKEFLEEIIKKVFNPALNLFKTTSGNERLYPSPTSYIHENHLQLFEFVGKMLGKAMYEGIVVDVPFASFFLSQVMGHHHSTFYSSIDELPSLDSEFYKNLTSIKRYDGDVGDLGLTLSYDEDVMGQLVCHELIPGGKTMQVTNENKISYIHLMAHFRMHTQIKEQTAAFIRGYRSIINPEWLHMFSTPEVQRLVSGDNAEIDLDDLKKHTVYYGGFHSSHRVIIWLWDILSSDFSSEERAMFLKFVTSCSRPPLLGFAYLKPPFSIRCVEVSDDQDTGDTLGSVLRGFFTIRKKEPGGRLPTSSTCFNLLKLPNYSKKSILRDKLRYAISMNTGFELS, from the exons ATGTTTAGTGCAACTCAGAGTTCCAAGTCTGAGTTCCTGGACAAAGCCAGGCAGGCAcgtgaggagaggaaggggtacaaagagagggagagagcagccacTCTGATTCAAGCGCTGGTCAGGAGATTCCTCTGTCGCTGCAAACTCCAGAAGCAAATAAG GAAAGAGGTTGATGACTTCTTTCAAGATGTCGGAACAACAAAAAGAAATGCACTATCAATTTTTAAAATTGCTCGGAAGTTGTTATTCATTTTTTGTCAAGAGGATAAGCTG AGGTTTGAGAAGCTTTGTCGCTCCATTCTTGGTAGCATGGAGGTTGAAAATGAGCCCAAA GTTTGGTATGTGTCACTGGCCCTTTCCAAAGACCTCACCATCCCATGGATAAAGCAGATCAAAGATGTTCTGTGGGTCTCCTGTAATTTTCTAAAAAAATTAAAG CCTGACATCCTGCAGGACAATAAGCTGGTGACTTTGTACCTTACCATGCTGGTGACCTTCACAGACACATCAACCTGGAAGATAGTGAGAGGGAAAG GAGAGGCCCTCAGACCAGCGTTGACCCGGATCTGTGAGAACATCATGGGGCATCTCAATCAAAAGGGATTTTATTCAATACTGCAG ATACTACTCACCAACGGATTGGCGCGCTCCAGACCCTCTCTTACCAAGGGCACACTCACAGCAGTATTCACGTTGGCATTAAG ACCTGTTATTGCTGCTCACTTCTCTGACAACCTGCTGAGGTCTCTTCTCATCCACATCATGTCTGTCCCAGCTGTCGTctcccacatcaacaccatcaccccaGAG TGCATGGCCACCATACAGACCCACGACCTGCTGAGGAAGTTCACCCTGTTCCTGAGCCGCGAGGAGCAGTGTGTTGACATCTGTGTCTGCCTGGAGGGGAGCCACACACTGTGCTTGCTGG GTAACCTGATTCACCTGGGCTACCTCAACGAGAAAGTCCTGGAGGAGGAGGCCAACCACTTTGTTAAAGACCTGACGGACATGCTGTCCTACTGCCAGAGATACGTGTCCCAGAAGAAATCCAACCTCACTCACTGGCACCCGGTCCTAGGCTGGTTTTCCCAAACTGTAGACTACGG TCTGAATGAGTCGATGCCACTGGTCACCAAGCAGCTGCAGTACCTGTGGGGCATGCCTGTGATCCGGACTCTCTTCAGTGACGTCCTCAGCAAAAAGCTTGAGACCCAAGAGCCCACGCCTCCACCACAGCCTACCACGTCGCAGAACAACCTGCCAGTCAAGA GCCTCTTTAAGCGGGCGTTTCAGAAGTCTGCCTCGGTGCGCAACATCTTGAAGCCGGTCGGCGGGAGACGAGTGGACTCTGCTGAGGTGCAGAAGGTGTGCAGTATCTGTGTGCTGTACCAGACAGCCCTCACCACGCTCACTCAGATACGACTGCAAATCCTCACTG GCCTAACCTACCTGGATGACCTTCTGCCTAAGCTGTGGGCCTTCATCTGCGAGCTAGGCCCCCAGGGAGGCCTCAAGCTGTTCATGGAGTGCCTGAACAACGACACAGAGGAGTCTAAGCAGCTGCTGGCCATGCTCATGCTGTTCTGTGACTGCTCCAGACACCTCATCAC GATCCTGGATGACATCGAGGTTTACGAGGAGCAGATCTCATTTAAGACGGAGGAGCTCGTCACCATCTCCTCGTTTCTCAACACGTTTGTGTACAAGATGGTCTGGGACGGCATCTTAG AGAATGCCAAGGGGGAGAAGCTGGACCTGTTCCACAGTGTTCACGGCTGGCTGATGGTGCTCTATGAGCGGGACTGCAGGAGGAGGTTCTCCCCTGATGACAACTGGCTGCGCAA GGATCTGAAGCCGAGCCTTTTGTTCCAAGAGCTGGAGAAGGGCAAGAGGAGAGCTCAGCTGTTACTGCAGTACATACCACACGTCATTCCCCACAAAAAC AGGGTCCTGCTGTTCCGGAACATTATTACCAAGGAGAAGGAAACCTTGGGATTGGTGGAGACAAGCTCCGCGTCTCCGCATGTCACCCATATCACCATTCGCCGCTCACGGATGTTAGAG GATGGTTATGACCAACTCCGCCGGTTGCCTGTCAACTCCATCAAAGGTGTGATCCGTGTGAAGTTTGTCAACGACCTTGGTGTGGACGAGGCCGGAATCGACCAGGACGGCGTCTTCAAGGAGTTCCTGGAAGAGATCATCAAGAAAGTCTTCAACCCGGCACTCAACCTCTTTAAG ACCACCAGTGGCAACGAGAGGTTGTACCCCTCCCCTACGTCCTACATCCACGAGAACCACCTGCAGCTTTTTGAGTTTGTGGGGAAGATGCTTGGCAAAGCAATGTATGAG ggcATCGTGGTGGACGTACCCTTCGCCTCCTTCTTCCTCAGCCAGGTGATGGGTCACCACCACAGCACCTTCTACAGCTCCATCGACGAGCTGCCCTCCCTGGACTCTGAGTTCTACAAGAACCTCACCTCCATCAAG CGCTATGACGGGGATGTTGGTGATTTGGGACTGACACTATCGTATGACGAGGACGTTATGGGACAG CTGGTCTGTCACGAGCTGATTCCTGGAGGAAAGACAATGCAAGTCACCAACGAAAACAA GATCAGCTACATCCACCTGATGGCGCACTTCCGCATGCACACGCAGATCAAGGAGCAGACGGCAGCTTTTATCCGAGGATACCGCAGCATCATCAACCCCGAGTGGCTGCACATGTTCTCCACCCCCGAGGTCCAGCGCCTCGTCTCCGGGGACAACGCCGAGATCGACCTGGACGACCTCAA GAAACACACAGTTTACTATGGAGGTTTCCACAGCAGCCATCGGGTCATCATCTGGCTGTGGGACATCCTGTCCAGTGACTTCTCCTCTGAGGAAAGAGCCATGTTCCTCAAG TTTGTCACCAGTTGTTCAAGACCCCCCCTCCTAGGTTTTGCCTACCTCAAGCCCCCTTTCTCCATCCGCTGTGTGGAGGTGTCTGACGATCAG gACACTGGGGACACCCTAGGCAGCGTCCTCCGGGGTTTCTTCACCATCCGGAAGAAGGAACCAGGCGGTCGCCTCCCCACCTCGTCCACCTGCTTCAACCTGCTCAAGCTGCCTAACTACAGCAAGAAGAGCATCCTGCGTGACAAGCTCCGCTACGCCATCAGTATGAACACAGGTTTTGAGCTCTCATAA